One genomic region from Gemmobacter aquarius encodes:
- a CDS encoding sugar phosphate isomerase/epimerase family protein — MLGSRFATRINSFASAAHGYWPGQVEKPSLAQMIARAATVPGLTELDLNYPDHVGAKPAEVAAMVAGCGLAISGLAMRYYTNPAFKRGAFTNPDRAVRREAIDLTKRGIDAARAMGAPMMTLWLGQDGFDYAFQCDYQRLWADEVEGIAEVAAHDPDCLVSIEYKPNEPRSYSLLRDAATTLLAIDEAGADNLGVTIDFAHALYADEQPANAAAMVMRRSRLLGLHLNDGYAKRDDGLMVGAVHGQATLELLAEVKRGGFDGAIYFDTFPDASGLDPVAECAANIRTVRRMLAAVGRMEGDNRLADAKARHDPVTAQEIAQLALSGDISTG; from the coding sequence ATGCTTGGATCGCGCTTTGCCACCCGTATCAATTCCTTCGCTTCGGCGGCGCATGGCTATTGGCCGGGGCAGGTGGAAAAGCCTTCGCTGGCGCAGATGATTGCGCGGGCCGCGACGGTTCCGGGCTTGACCGAGCTTGATCTGAACTATCCCGACCATGTGGGGGCGAAGCCTGCCGAAGTGGCGGCGATGGTGGCCGGTTGCGGGCTGGCGATCAGCGGGCTGGCGATGCGCTACTATACCAATCCGGCCTTCAAGCGGGGGGCGTTCACCAACCCCGACCGCGCGGTTCGGCGCGAGGCGATCGATCTGACCAAGCGCGGGATCGATGCGGCACGGGCGATGGGCGCGCCGATGATGACGCTGTGGCTGGGGCAGGACGGGTTCGATTACGCCTTTCAATGCGACTATCAAAGGTTGTGGGCCGACGAGGTGGAGGGCATCGCCGAGGTGGCGGCACATGATCCGGACTGTCTGGTGTCGATCGAGTACAAGCCCAACGAGCCGAGGAGTTACAGCCTGTTGCGCGATGCGGCGACGACGCTTCTGGCCATCGACGAGGCGGGGGCGGACAACCTGGGCGTGACCATCGATTTCGCCCATGCGCTTTATGCCGACGAGCAGCCTGCCAATGCGGCGGCGATGGTGATGCGGCGGTCGCGCCTGTTGGGGCTGCACCTGAACGACGGCTATGCCAAGCGGGATGACGGCTTGATGGTGGGGGCCGTGCACGGGCAGGCCACGCTGGAACTGCTGGCCGAGGTCAAGCGCGGCGGGTTCGACGGGGCGATCTATTTCGACACGTTTCCAGATGCATCGGGGTTAGACCCCGTGGCCGAATGTGCGGCCAACATCCGCACCGTGCGGCGGATGCTGGCGGCGGTCGGGCGGATGGAGGGGGATAACCGGCTGGCCGACGCCAAGGCGCGCCATGATCCGGTGACGGCGCAAGAGATCGCGCAACTGGCCTTGTCGGGGGATATATCGACGGGGTGA
- a CDS encoding peptidoglycan DD-metalloendopeptidase family protein, with amino-acid sequence MTTQTLRSFRTTTLMLGTCATLAACSGGGTNPLDNLDWDLRGGQAMTTADAARGVTAARPAPDARGVISYPGYQVAVARRGDTAASVAARIGLSPQELASYNAIDAGAPLRDGEVLALPRRVEGGGFAAGTAIGGGTVASAPIASPGMARPGAVDVSSIATTALDRVGTSPAAAPAAAAPATAPAATTPSGESPTRHQVKRGETAFSIARTYGVSARALADWNGLGADLDVREGQYLMIPTPTGAPLPDEAPAQSAAPKPVATSAPGAGTPTPTPPSAKKPLPAETPKTAAEIAAEAPPSPDLGTERTASSSAQFVMPVSGNIIRPYAPKKNEGIDIAAPAGTPVKAAAAGTVAAITQDTEQTPIVVIRHEGGLLTVYAGVAGITVKKGDKVARGQAIATVRSGNPAFLHFEVRQGVNSTDPMPYLQ; translated from the coding sequence ATGACCACGCAGACGCTGCGCAGTTTCCGCACCACCACCCTGATGCTTGGCACCTGCGCCACGCTGGCAGCCTGTTCGGGCGGGGGAACGAACCCGCTCGACAACCTCGACTGGGATTTGCGCGGCGGTCAGGCCATGACCACCGCCGATGCCGCCCGCGGCGTCACCGCAGCCCGCCCCGCGCCGGATGCGCGCGGCGTCATCTCCTACCCCGGCTATCAGGTCGCGGTCGCCCGCAGGGGTGATACCGCCGCCTCGGTCGCAGCCCGCATCGGCCTGTCGCCGCAAGAACTCGCCAGCTACAACGCGATAGACGCGGGCGCGCCCCTGCGCGACGGCGAAGTGCTCGCCCTGCCGCGCCGCGTCGAAGGCGGCGGCTTCGCTGCGGGCACCGCGATCGGCGGCGGCACCGTGGCCAGCGCCCCCATCGCCTCGCCCGGCATGGCCCGCCCCGGCGCGGTCGATGTCTCCTCCATCGCCACGACCGCACTCGACCGCGTGGGCACAAGCCCCGCCGCCGCCCCCGCAGCAGCGGCCCCTGCAACCGCCCCCGCCGCCACCACGCCCAGCGGCGAATCCCCGACCCGCCATCAGGTCAAACGCGGCGAAACCGCCTTCTCCATCGCCCGCACTTACGGCGTCTCGGCCCGCGCCTTGGCCGATTGGAACGGCCTCGGCGCCGACCTCGATGTGCGCGAAGGCCAGTACCTGATGATCCCCACCCCGACCGGCGCCCCCCTGCCGGACGAGGCACCCGCCCAATCCGCCGCTCCCAAACCCGTGGCCACCTCTGCCCCCGGCGCAGGCACGCCCACCCCCACCCCGCCCTCGGCCAAGAAACCGCTCCCCGCCGAAACCCCGAAAACCGCTGCCGAAATCGCCGCCGAAGCCCCGCCTTCGCCCGACTTGGGCACAGAACGCACAGCGTCGTCCTCGGCCCAATTCGTCATGCCGGTTTCGGGCAACATCATCCGCCCCTATGCCCCGAAAAAGAACGAAGGCATCGACATCGCCGCCCCCGCAGGCACGCCCGTCAAGGCGGCCGCCGCAGGCACCGTCGCCGCGATCACCCAAGACACCGAACAAACCCCCATCGTCGTCATCCGCCACGAAGGCGGCCTTCTGACCGTCTACGCAGGCGTCGCGGGCATCACCGTGAAAAAGGGCGACAAAGTCGCGCGCGGGCAAGCAATCGCAACCGTCCGATCCGGCAACCCCGCCTTCCTGCATTTCGAGGTGCGCCAAGGCGTCAACAGCACCGACCCGATGCCCTACCTGCAATAG
- a CDS encoding c-type cytochrome produces MNRVLATLAVLAALGTAAAAATIGFGLYNVSARQGHLAPVAWALHTTFRHSAKLRAPPQSAVPPLTDDMAALGARHYDRACRTCHGTPGTAASATIRAMVPPPPPILQAVADHPPNQLYWIVHEGIKMTAMPPWPAPRKDEAWSIAAFLTRLRDGMTPQEYTALTAPPETPPDAPRGFAYCAGCHGANGRSENPLIPRLDLQDAAYLTRSLQAYADGQRQSGFMAEAATSIPATSLADLAAYFASLPTADTGQSVDPGLAAKGAALAQGQTASPDVPACVACHGPRQTDANRRLIGPDLAGQYPAYLEAQLRLWRDGNRGGGPKSNLMAKAARSLTDDQIEALAAWFAGLQPSTTGPAKRTGPTATITTP; encoded by the coding sequence ATGAACCGCGTCCTTGCAACCCTTGCCGTCCTCGCAGCCCTCGGCACCGCCGCCGCAGCTGCGACCATCGGTTTCGGGCTTTACAACGTCTCGGCGCGGCAGGGCCATCTCGCCCCCGTCGCATGGGCCTTGCACACCACCTTCCGCCACAGCGCGAAACTCCGCGCCCCGCCGCAATCCGCAGTCCCGCCCCTTACCGACGACATGGCCGCCCTCGGCGCGCGCCACTACGACCGCGCCTGCCGCACCTGCCACGGCACGCCCGGCACCGCCGCAAGCGCCACGATCCGCGCCATGGTCCCGCCCCCGCCGCCCATCCTGCAAGCGGTAGCAGACCACCCCCCGAACCAGCTTTACTGGATCGTCCACGAAGGCATCAAGATGACCGCAATGCCCCCTTGGCCCGCCCCGCGCAAGGACGAGGCGTGGAGCATCGCAGCCTTCCTGACCCGCCTGCGCGACGGCATGACCCCGCAGGAATACACCGCCCTCACCGCCCCGCCAGAAACTCCGCCCGACGCGCCACGGGGCTTTGCCTATTGCGCCGGATGCCACGGCGCGAACGGCCGGTCCGAAAACCCGCTGATCCCCCGCCTCGACCTGCAAGATGCCGCCTACCTGACCCGCTCGCTGCAAGCCTATGCCGATGGCCAGCGCCAAAGCGGCTTCATGGCCGAGGCCGCAACCTCTATCCCTGCCACCTCGCTCGCCGATCTTGCCGCGTATTTCGCCAGCCTGCCTACGGCCGATACCGGCCAAAGCGTCGATCCCGGCCTCGCTGCCAAGGGGGCCGCCCTCGCCCAAGGCCAGACCGCCAGCCCCGACGTTCCCGCCTGCGTCGCCTGCCACGGCCCCCGCCAAACCGACGCCAACCGCCGCCTCATCGGCCCCGACCTCGCCGGACAATACCCCGCCTATCTCGAAGCCCAGCTCCGCCTCTGGCGCGATGGCAACCGCGGCGGCGGACCAAAGTCGAACCTCATGGCCAAAGCCGCCCGCAGCCTGACCGATGACCAGATCGAAGCCCTCGCCGCATGGTTCGCAGGGTTGCAACCCTCGACCACCGGACCGGCCAAAAGGACCGGACCGACCGCGACCATAACCACCCCCTAG
- a CDS encoding DUF2231 domain-containing protein has translation MPTRSVPSAAAIGGRPIHAILVPFPIACFVLTLAVDIAYWQTGTLMWQRFAEWLLFAGLVTGGLAALAGLIDAIARRPLRQSHHTWVHGIGNVIVLLLAFFNSLVHARDGWTGVVPWGLGLSAATVLVLLVTGWIGLGMVFRHGAGVSDHD, from the coding sequence ATGCCCACAAGATCCGTCCCGTCAGCCGCCGCGATCGGTGGCCGACCCATCCACGCCATTCTGGTGCCCTTTCCGATAGCCTGTTTCGTCCTGACGCTGGCCGTCGACATCGCCTATTGGCAGACCGGAACCCTGATGTGGCAGCGCTTCGCCGAATGGCTGCTCTTCGCGGGGCTCGTCACCGGCGGGCTCGCCGCGCTTGCGGGGCTGATCGACGCGATAGCCCGCCGCCCCCTGCGCCAGTCGCACCACACCTGGGTCCATGGCATCGGCAACGTGATCGTGCTTCTCCTCGCCTTCTTCAACAGCCTCGTGCACGCCCGCGACGGCTGGACGGGGGTCGTCCCCTGGGGCCTTGGCCTATCGGCCGCAACCGTCCTCGTCCTTCTTGTCACGGGCTGGATAGGCCTTGGCATGGTGTTCCGCCACGGCGCAGGAGTGTCCGACCATGATTGA
- a CDS encoding cytochrome c oxidase assembly protein, which produces MKPRLVLAAACTLALAATLPPLLPAFPAHMLRHMLLVAVSAPLLVLAFPDPLIRLAPPVAIGCLIEFATVWGWHLPALHAAARSGTPALALAEQASFLAAGIAVWAAALRPGQAVAGAAGLSVTSMHMTLLGALFILSPRDLYAGWCGMPPDITAQSLGGLTMLAIGMPAYLAGGVWLLSRALQDSAPRPAP; this is translated from the coding sequence GTGAAGCCCCGCCTCGTCCTTGCCGCCGCCTGCACGCTCGCCCTCGCGGCCACGCTTCCCCCGCTGCTGCCCGCCTTTCCTGCCCATATGCTGCGCCACATGCTGCTCGTCGCGGTTTCGGCCCCGCTTCTGGTGCTGGCCTTCCCCGATCCGCTGATCCGCCTTGCCCCACCTGTGGCAATCGGCTGCCTGATCGAGTTCGCAACCGTCTGGGGCTGGCATCTCCCCGCCCTCCACGCCGCCGCACGAAGCGGAACACCCGCCCTCGCCTTGGCCGAGCAAGCCTCCTTCCTCGCCGCAGGCATCGCCGTCTGGGCCGCCGCACTCCGCCCCGGTCAAGCGGTCGCAGGCGCGGCGGGCCTGTCCGTCACCTCGATGCACATGACGCTGCTTGGCGCGCTGTTCATCCTGTCGCCCCGCGATCTTTACGCCGGTTGGTGCGGCATGCCTCCCGACATCACCGCGCAATCGCTGGGCGGCCTGACGATGCTGGCTATCGGCATGCCCGCCTATCTGGCAGGCGGGGTCTGGCTCTTGTCCCGCGCCCTGCAAGACAGCGCGCCACGGCCCGCACCATGA
- the surE gene encoding 5'/3'-nucleotidase SurE, which produces MRILVTNDDGINAPGLQVLEEIAHAIAGPQGEVWVVAPAFEQSGVGHCISYTHPMMIMKLGPRRFATEGSPADCVLAGLFDVLDGARPDLVLSGVNRGNNSAENVLYSGTIGGAMEAALQGIPAIALSQFFGPEMDGLSDPFEAARTHGPKLVRDLLDHGIWTNDDYRTFYNVNFPPLPAARVKGTRVAAQGFRRDTGFGVEPHQSPSGKKFLWIKGGPQQTPTLPGTDAAVNLEGYISVTPMRADLTAHDLLADLSARLA; this is translated from the coding sequence ATGCGCATCCTTGTGACCAATGACGACGGCATCAACGCTCCGGGGCTTCAGGTCCTCGAGGAAATCGCGCATGCCATCGCGGGACCACAGGGCGAGGTCTGGGTCGTCGCCCCCGCGTTCGAGCAATCGGGCGTCGGCCATTGCATCAGCTACACCCACCCGATGATGATCATGAAACTCGGCCCCCGCCGCTTTGCCACCGAGGGCAGCCCCGCCGATTGCGTGCTCGCGGGCCTGTTTGACGTGCTCGACGGCGCCCGCCCCGATCTGGTGCTTTCGGGCGTCAACCGCGGCAACAACTCGGCCGAGAACGTGCTTTACTCCGGCACAATCGGCGGCGCGATGGAAGCAGCCCTCCAAGGCATCCCCGCCATCGCGCTCTCGCAATTCTTCGGCCCCGAAATGGACGGCCTGTCCGACCCGTTCGAAGCCGCCCGTACCCACGGCCCCAAACTCGTGCGCGACCTGCTCGATCACGGCATCTGGACCAACGACGACTACCGCACCTTCTACAACGTCAACTTCCCGCCCCTGCCCGCCGCCCGCGTCAAAGGCACCCGCGTCGCCGCGCAAGGTTTCCGCCGCGACACCGGCTTTGGCGTGGAACCGCACCAGTCACCGTCGGGCAAGAAATTCCTCTGGATCAAGGGTGGCCCGCAGCAAACCCCCACGCTTCCGGGCACCGACGCTGCGGTAAACCTCGAAGGTTACATCTCTGTCACCCCCATGCGCGCCGACCTGACCGCACATGACCTTCTGGCCGACCTCTCGGCGCGGCTCGCATGA
- a CDS encoding protein-L-isoaspartate(D-aspartate) O-methyltransferase, which yields MTNGPRDFDDEGSAATRKMRFLYALRSRGVTDTRVLTAMEQTDRGLFVRGVFSDRAYEDMPLPIACGQTISQPSIVGLMTQALNVQPRDKVLEVGTGSGYQAAILSHLARRVYTVDRHRRLVREASEVFARLDLTNITAITSDGSFGLPDQAPFDRIIVTAAAEDPPGPLLAQLKVGGIMVLPVGQSDTVQSLIKVTRLETGYHYDELRPVRFVPLVEGLGTE from the coding sequence ATGACAAACGGGCCGCGGGACTTCGACGACGAAGGCTCCGCTGCGACACGCAAGATGCGCTTTCTTTACGCCCTCCGCTCGCGTGGTGTCACCGATACCCGCGTCCTGACCGCCATGGAACAGACCGACCGCGGCCTTTTCGTGCGCGGCGTCTTTTCCGACCGCGCCTATGAAGACATGCCCCTTCCCATCGCCTGCGGCCAGACCATCAGCCAACCCTCCATCGTCGGGCTGATGACACAGGCGCTCAACGTCCAGCCCCGCGACAAGGTGCTCGAAGTCGGCACAGGCTCGGGCTATCAGGCCGCGATTCTGTCGCACCTCGCCCGCCGCGTCTACACCGTCGACCGCCACCGACGCCTCGTGCGCGAAGCCTCCGAAGTCTTCGCCCGCCTCGATCTGACCAACATCACCGCCATCACCTCGGACGGCAGCTTCGGCCTGCCCGACCAGGCCCCGTTTGACCGCATCATCGTGACCGCCGCCGCCGAAGACCCGCCCGGCCCCCTCTTGGCGCAACTCAAGGTTGGCGGTATCATGGTGTTGCCCGTCGGGCAGTCGGATACGGTGCAAAGCCTGATCAAGGTGACGCGGCTCGAAACCGGCTATCATTATGACGAACTTCGCCCCGTCCGCTTCGTCCCTCTGGTCGAAGGGCTCGGGACGGAATAG
- a CDS encoding response regulator — MTVDTLAGRCVLVVEDESLIAMDLQSTLESWGCIVLGPFASAKATLLAMATGLPDTAVLDVHIRDGTSEPVAGALLKTGTGFVVLTAFRARDMTGALKTGRLIRKPLDPARLHRELEACLPLA; from the coding sequence TTGACAGTTGATACCCTCGCAGGCCGCTGCGTGCTTGTCGTCGAAGACGAAAGCCTGATTGCGATGGACCTGCAATCCACGCTCGAATCCTGGGGCTGCATCGTTCTCGGTCCCTTCGCCAGCGCCAAGGCGACCCTGTTGGCCATGGCGACCGGCCTGCCCGATACCGCCGTGCTCGATGTCCATATCCGCGACGGAACATCCGAACCCGTGGCCGGAGCCTTGCTGAAGACCGGCACAGGTTTCGTGGTCCTCACCGCATTCCGCGCCCGCGACATGACCGGTGCGCTCAAGACGGGCCGGCTCATCCGCAAACCGCTCGACCCGGCCAGACTGCACCGCGAACTCGAAGCCTGCCTGCCACTGGCCTAA
- a CDS encoding sensor histidine kinase, with the protein METPQHRLRNLELQRQALADFGLYAFRSEDLDKTLRLASERVSVAMGVPLVKVLEHLPDRGAMLFRSGVNWQPGTVGVATIPDAERSPGGFALRSDRPVVSPDIRTEHRFEMPEILVRHGVRSMVNVIIVGPDRPFGVLEVDATEPRNFSPDDVAFLQSYANLLAAAIERLKIHAQLRQSAQEQTVLARELGHRARNLLGLIRALASQTSVTGRSATEFRDAFIGRLRALSVAESAVFETSGEHVDLGTMVRDILAPFDVQGGDRISLEGAPVPLAARQARMFGLALHELATNAVKYGALGQPTGQVRVDWSTHRSATRCDIRVVWHETGGPQVAPPDRQGFGSRLLQEVVANELQGEATLAFNPGGVHYSLTFPCCDQGEISVDS; encoded by the coding sequence ATGGAAACCCCCCAACACCGCTTGCGGAACCTCGAACTCCAACGGCAGGCCCTCGCCGATTTCGGCCTCTATGCCTTCCGCAGCGAAGACCTCGACAAAACCCTTCGCCTCGCAAGCGAACGGGTCTCGGTGGCGATGGGAGTTCCCCTCGTCAAGGTGCTCGAACACCTGCCCGACCGTGGCGCGATGCTGTTTCGCAGCGGTGTGAACTGGCAGCCCGGCACAGTCGGCGTCGCGACCATCCCGGATGCAGAACGCTCGCCCGGCGGTTTTGCGCTGCGCTCGGACCGCCCCGTCGTCTCGCCCGACATCAGGACCGAACACCGGTTCGAAATGCCCGAAATCCTGGTCCGCCACGGCGTCCGCAGCATGGTCAATGTCATCATCGTCGGCCCCGACCGCCCCTTCGGCGTGCTCGAGGTGGACGCCACCGAACCCCGGAATTTCAGCCCGGACGACGTGGCCTTCCTGCAAAGCTACGCAAACCTGCTGGCCGCCGCCATCGAACGCCTGAAAATCCACGCACAACTGCGCCAATCCGCACAAGAGCAGACGGTGCTGGCACGCGAACTCGGCCACAGGGCGCGCAATCTTCTGGGGCTGATCCGCGCGCTTGCCTCGCAGACCTCGGTGACCGGACGCAGCGCCACCGAATTCCGCGATGCCTTCATCGGCCGCCTGCGCGCCCTCTCCGTCGCCGAAAGCGCGGTCTTCGAAACCAGCGGCGAACATGTCGACCTCGGCACGATGGTGCGCGACATCCTCGCCCCCTTCGACGTGCAAGGTGGCGACCGCATCAGTCTCGAGGGCGCGCCTGTGCCCCTCGCCGCCCGACAGGCCCGCATGTTCGGCCTCGCCTTGCACGAACTCGCCACCAACGCCGTCAAATACGGCGCCCTCGGCCAGCCCACCGGACAGGTGCGCGTCGACTGGTCAACGCATCGCAGCGCAACCCGATGCGACATCCGCGTGGTCTGGCACGAAACCGGCGGCCCGCAGGTCGCGCCGCCAGACCGCCAAGGCTTCGGCAGCAGGCTCTTGCAAGAGGTCGTCGCAAACGAACTGCAAGGCGAGGCGACACTCGCCTTCAACCCCGGCGGAGTGCACTATTCCCTGACCTTCCCCTGTTGCGATCAGGGGGAGATCTCCGTTGACAGTTGA
- a CDS encoding aldo/keto reductase: MREGAMRMKRLGASGLQVSELCLGCMTYGEPARGGHPWTLGVEESRPLIRAAVEAGITFLDTANVYSDGSSEEILGDYLWTIARRDEIVLATKVHGVMEAEPHMAGLSRRAILHNIDASLRRLKTDHVDLYQIHRWDPDTPIAETMEALHDVVRAGKARYLGASSMYAWQFAKAQEVARANGWSPFVSMQNQINLIYREEEREMVPLCLDQGVGMIPWSPIARGRLARPWGAVTVRSGTDAYMRVLYDRTTDADRRVVDTVEAVAAEVGRSMAQVALAWVRQKAGVTAPIIGVSRMAQLTDALGGLSLVLTPEQVALLEAPYVPHAVAGHD, encoded by the coding sequence ATGCGGGAGGGTGCGATGCGGATGAAGCGGTTGGGGGCGTCGGGGTTGCAGGTGTCGGAGCTGTGTCTGGGCTGCATGACCTATGGCGAGCCTGCGCGGGGCGGGCATCCGTGGACGCTGGGGGTCGAGGAGAGCCGCCCGCTGATACGGGCGGCGGTCGAGGCGGGGATCACCTTCCTCGATACGGCGAATGTCTATTCGGACGGATCGTCGGAGGAGATATTGGGCGATTACCTTTGGACCATCGCGCGGCGCGACGAGATCGTATTGGCGACCAAGGTGCACGGGGTGATGGAGGCCGAGCCGCATATGGCGGGCCTGTCACGGCGGGCAATCCTGCACAACATCGACGCGAGCCTGCGGCGGCTGAAGACGGATCATGTGGACCTGTACCAGATCCACCGCTGGGACCCGGATACGCCGATTGCCGAGACGATGGAGGCGTTGCACGATGTGGTGCGGGCGGGCAAGGCGCGGTATCTGGGGGCGTCGAGCATGTATGCGTGGCAGTTTGCCAAGGCGCAGGAGGTGGCGCGGGCGAATGGCTGGTCGCCCTTTGTGAGCATGCAGAACCAGATCAACCTGATTTACCGCGAGGAAGAGCGCGAAATGGTGCCGCTGTGTCTGGATCAGGGGGTGGGGATGATTCCGTGGTCGCCCATCGCGCGGGGGCGGCTGGCGCGGCCCTGGGGCGCGGTGACGGTGCGAAGCGGGACGGATGCCTATATGCGGGTGCTTTACGACCGCACCACCGATGCCGACCGCCGTGTGGTGGATACGGTCGAAGCGGTGGCGGCGGAAGTCGGGCGGTCCATGGCGCAGGTGGCGCTGGCTTGGGTGCGGCAAAAGGCGGGTGTGACCGCGCCGATCATCGGGGTCAGCCGGATGGCGCAGTTGACCGATGCGCTGGGCGGGCTGTCCTTGGTGCTGACGCCCGAACAGGTGGCGCTGCTGGAGGCGCCTTATGTGCCCCACGCGGTGGCGGGGCATGACTGA
- a CDS encoding PQQ-dependent sugar dehydrogenase produces MIDRISLATALLALSALCATAQDFDPASQIGPDPRLPDPQMALMPDLRVAEVTGWAKDETPTVPEGLSITAYATDLVNPRRVYTLPNGDVLVVQARGPQGEPVSRPKDIIRGWIMSIAHGSGGGPTGESNLITLLRDTDRDGTVDERSDLLTGLNSPFGVVFADDTLYVAATDAILAYPYQLGQTTITAPPTILTPLPGGPINHHWTKDLTLSPDRKYLFASVGSNSNILENGLEAEKGRAAIWIVDRQTGAARVFASGLRNPNGLTINPETGELWTVVNERDELGPNLVPDYMTSVKEGAFYGWPWSYYGQHVDPRVYPERPDMVKAAIPPDYALSSHVAPLGMVFSYASALPEQWRSGAFVGEHGSWNRDVYNGYRVVYIPFKNGKPDGIAQEVVGGFVADDKARGRPVGLGIDGTGALLVADDAGNTVWRIAAADGTISPEPMGTDQAASAPAQGQQGTDQIAGQTAGQTGTQPPEPTMSAPSPATGEPAQTEIAPATLPKSEPAPADQP; encoded by the coding sequence ATGATTGACCGCATCTCGCTTGCCACCGCCCTTCTGGCGCTCTCGGCCCTTTGCGCCACCGCGCAGGATTTCGACCCCGCCAGCCAGATCGGCCCCGATCCGCGCCTGCCCGACCCGCAAATGGCCCTGATGCCCGACCTCCGCGTGGCCGAGGTGACTGGCTGGGCCAAGGACGAAACCCCCACCGTCCCCGAGGGCCTTTCGATCACCGCCTATGCGACCGATCTGGTAAACCCGCGCCGCGTCTACACCCTGCCCAACGGCGACGTTCTGGTGGTTCAGGCGCGCGGCCCGCAGGGCGAACCCGTCTCGCGCCCAAAAGACATCATCCGCGGCTGGATCATGTCCATCGCCCACGGCTCGGGCGGCGGGCCGACCGGGGAAAGCAACCTCATCACCCTGCTGCGCGACACCGACCGCGATGGCACCGTCGACGAACGCTCCGACCTGCTGACAGGGCTGAATTCACCCTTCGGCGTGGTCTTCGCCGATGACACGCTCTATGTCGCGGCAACCGATGCGATCCTCGCCTATCCCTACCAACTGGGCCAGACCACGATCACCGCCCCGCCGACCATCCTTACCCCCCTCCCCGGCGGCCCGATCAACCACCACTGGACCAAAGATCTCACCCTCAGCCCCGACCGGAAATACCTCTTCGCTTCGGTCGGGTCGAACTCGAACATCCTCGAAAACGGGCTCGAGGCCGAAAAGGGCCGTGCCGCGATCTGGATCGTCGACCGCCAGACCGGCGCCGCCCGCGTCTTCGCCTCGGGGCTGCGCAATCCGAACGGGCTGACCATCAACCCCGAAACCGGCGAACTCTGGACCGTGGTGAACGAACGCGACGAACTCGGCCCCAACCTCGTGCCCGACTACATGACCTCGGTGAAAGAAGGCGCCTTCTACGGCTGGCCGTGGAGCTATTACGGCCAGCACGTCGACCCCCGCGTCTACCCCGAACGCCCCGACATGGTAAAAGCCGCCATCCCGCCCGACTATGCCCTGTCCAGCCACGTCGCACCCTTGGGCATGGTGTTCTCCTACGCCTCCGCCCTGCCCGAGCAATGGCGCAGCGGCGCTTTCGTAGGCGAACACGGCAGTTGGAACCGCGATGTCTACAACGGCTACCGCGTGGTCTATATCCCCTTCAAGAACGGCAAGCCCGACGGCATCGCGCAAGAGGTCGTCGGCGGATTCGTGGCCGATGACAAGGCCCGTGGCCGCCCCGTAGGGCTGGGCATCGACGGTACGGGCGCACTCCTCGTGGCCGATGACGCAGGCAATACCGTCTGGCGCATCGCCGCCGCCGACGGAACGATCTCGCCCGAACCGATGGGCACCGACCAAGCCGCATCCGCCCCCGCGCAGGGGCAACAAGGCACGGACCAGATCGCTGGCCAGACCGCTGGCCAAACTGGCACTCAGCCCCCCGAACCCACAATGTCCGCCCCATCCCCTGCCACCGGCGAACCGGCGCAGACCGAAATCGCCCCCGCAACGCTGCCAAAATCCGAACCTGCGCCCGCTGACCAACCCTGA